The proteins below come from a single Chitinophaga pinensis DSM 2588 genomic window:
- a CDS encoding response regulator transcription factor has protein sequence MKILIIDGELSLSQVMISYLSAENYICEYANTYKRAQSKIAVYDYDCILLDLDLPDGDGSKLLEEIKKRDKQEGVIIISARQSYEDKIHALQNGADDYITKPFYLPELGARIFSVIRRRKYNNSNIIRQGALTVDLLAKTVYINELPVLLTRKEFDLLIYFIGNKNKVLSKQELAEQLSGDIAGLRDDHNVIYAHIKNLKKKLQEGGAGNYLKTIYATGYKWDFCTSDQTH, from the coding sequence ATGAAAATACTGATCATTGATGGCGAGTTGTCTTTATCGCAGGTGATGATCTCCTATTTATCAGCCGAAAACTATATATGTGAGTATGCCAATACTTACAAAAGAGCACAGTCGAAGATCGCAGTATATGACTATGATTGCATTTTACTGGACCTGGACCTGCCCGATGGTGATGGAAGCAAGCTGCTGGAGGAAATCAAGAAGAGAGACAAACAGGAAGGCGTTATTATTATCTCCGCGAGACAATCGTATGAAGATAAAATCCACGCTTTACAGAACGGCGCTGACGATTACATTACTAAACCGTTTTATCTGCCGGAACTGGGCGCCAGGATCTTCTCAGTGATCAGAAGAAGAAAATACAATAACTCCAATATTATCAGACAGGGAGCTTTGACTGTCGACCTGCTCGCAAAAACCGTCTACATTAATGAGCTGCCGGTACTGCTTACGCGCAAGGAATTTGACCTCCTGATTTATTTCATCGGCAATAAAAACAAGGTGCTTTCCAAACAGGAACTGGCCGAACAACTTTCCGGCGATATTGCCGGGCTCCGGGATGACCATAATGTCATTTACGCCCATATCAAAAACCTCAAGAAGAAACTACAGGAAGGCGGCGCAGGTAATTACCTGAAAACAATCTATGCCACCGGGTACAAATGGGATTTCTGTACATCAGACCAAACACATTAA
- a CDS encoding TolC family protein, with the protein MKQYHHLKGYIFTGTLALYLLSAGGSQLKAQDISLDSVISKAQKNNNSLKADALNIDRAQSQTIISRSYLRPEVGFSSAVNHYFQQPLFFGFGDAGTTPADKIGYGRFGGKDQANASLDISVPIYSPLQRSTIEKNKLEETQRRLQYRMKAADVTAAVKQVYLRILVLEKRKQLQQESIERNKRALADARSLFLQGKALLVDTLRAYTSWKNLEPDLLRISYAIDVSKEQLNILMGADPAAHISLADTLQAPENDTLPDEPALFARSLQERPELQLLSLQRDISQKEVATAKNARLPVITGVGQYLLQTQANSFKYYDAYYPSTSFVGAKITLPIYTGGRHNERIKKAQIEQQQASIQYTDATDKLQGQVKQIVANLNETYQRIQTQATVTSTAESSYRLTKYRYERGAATRLELVDAELSLTSARSAYLEAVFDFEAAKIEMERLLGTTH; encoded by the coding sequence ATGAAACAGTATCATCATTTAAAAGGATATATATTTACTGGTACGCTTGCACTCTATCTATTGAGTGCAGGCGGCAGCCAGCTGAAAGCACAGGATATCAGTCTGGACAGCGTTATCAGCAAAGCGCAAAAGAACAATAACAGTCTGAAAGCCGATGCGCTCAATATTGACCGTGCACAGTCGCAAACCATCATTTCCAGAAGTTATCTCAGGCCCGAAGTAGGTTTCTCTTCCGCTGTGAATCATTATTTCCAGCAACCCCTCTTCTTTGGTTTTGGCGACGCCGGTACAACTCCTGCTGATAAGATCGGATACGGCCGCTTTGGTGGTAAAGACCAGGCAAATGCATCCCTGGATATCAGCGTACCGATATATAGTCCGCTGCAGCGATCTACCATCGAAAAGAACAAACTGGAAGAAACACAGCGTCGCCTGCAATACCGTATGAAAGCGGCAGACGTTACAGCTGCTGTCAAACAGGTATATCTGCGCATACTCGTATTGGAAAAAAGGAAACAGTTACAACAGGAAAGTATCGAACGAAACAAACGTGCACTCGCGGATGCCAGATCCCTCTTCTTACAGGGGAAGGCTTTACTGGTAGACACACTCCGGGCCTATACCTCCTGGAAGAACCTGGAACCGGATCTCTTACGGATCAGTTACGCGATCGACGTCAGCAAGGAACAACTCAATATCCTGATGGGAGCAGATCCCGCTGCACACATCAGTCTTGCTGACACATTGCAGGCCCCTGAAAATGATACGCTGCCGGACGAACCTGCGCTGTTTGCCCGTTCCCTACAGGAAAGACCCGAACTGCAGTTACTTTCATTACAGCGGGATATCAGTCAAAAGGAAGTAGCCACCGCAAAGAATGCCAGACTACCTGTTATCACAGGTGTAGGACAATACCTCTTGCAGACACAGGCCAACAGTTTTAAATACTATGACGCCTACTATCCTTCCACTTCTTTTGTGGGCGCAAAAATCACCCTGCCAATCTATACAGGTGGCAGACATAATGAACGTATCAAAAAAGCACAGATAGAACAACAGCAGGCCAGTATTCAATACACTGATGCAACAGACAAACTACAAGGTCAGGTAAAACAGATTGTCGCCAATCTGAATGAGACTTATCAGCGTATACAAACACAGGCTACGGTGACCAGTACCGCTGAAAGCAGTTACCGGCTGACGAAATACCGTTACGAAAGAGGAGCCGCTACAAGGCTTGAGCTGGTAGATGCGGAACTGTCATTGACAAGCGCGAGATCAGCGTACCTGGAAGCGGTATTTGATTTTGAGGCTGCGAAGATAGAGATGGAGCGACTACTGGGCACAACACACTGA
- a CDS encoding efflux RND transporter periplasmic adaptor subunit translates to MSNDLIKQQTLLLFAGIVITLSACATSASDKKQDNTIAAAPGIPVDAMILKPENLSENMEISGTLAAVQEVNIMSELSKKVSTVYAAEGKQVAAGILLFKLDDADLQAQLDQYLQQEKLAIINERRLADLIANQAAIQQDYDQALTSLRVLQAQIRQIRVNIEKTRITAPFAGKIGLVNIHPGALVTPGQTLTTLEDKSRIKVDFYIPEKYAANFKTGDPIHFKVESGNKEYDGTIIAQEAKLNNDTRTLLLRAITGNADGELLPGQSARVSVSLHNVKDAVMVPNQALMPSAAGYSVFVIKNGQAAIRTVKTGERNANTIHITEGLSAGDTVVTSNMLRLSPGAAVQFTSIK, encoded by the coding sequence ATGAGCAACGATCTTATCAAACAACAAACACTACTATTATTCGCAGGTATTGTGATAACGCTATCCGCCTGTGCAACGTCTGCATCTGACAAAAAACAGGACAATACGATAGCAGCCGCTCCCGGTATTCCCGTGGATGCGATGATACTCAAACCGGAAAACCTTTCCGAAAACATGGAGATTTCCGGTACACTGGCGGCCGTACAGGAAGTCAATATCATGAGTGAACTAAGCAAAAAAGTCAGCACGGTATACGCAGCAGAAGGTAAACAGGTAGCTGCCGGTATACTATTGTTCAAACTCGATGATGCGGATTTACAGGCACAACTCGACCAATATCTGCAACAGGAAAAGCTGGCGATCATCAATGAACGCCGCCTTGCAGATCTGATCGCCAATCAGGCAGCCATACAACAGGACTACGACCAGGCATTGACCAGTTTACGCGTATTACAGGCACAGATCAGACAGATCAGGGTGAATATCGAGAAAACGCGTATAACGGCCCCATTTGCCGGTAAAATAGGCTTAGTGAATATACATCCCGGCGCCCTGGTCACACCGGGCCAGACACTCACTACCCTGGAAGATAAAAGCAGGATAAAAGTGGACTTCTATATCCCTGAAAAATATGCCGCCAATTTCAAAACCGGCGATCCGATTCACTTCAAAGTAGAGTCCGGCAACAAAGAATATGACGGTACCATCATCGCACAGGAAGCAAAACTGAACAATGATACCCGTACCCTGCTGCTCCGCGCCATTACCGGCAATGCAGACGGTGAACTGCTCCCCGGTCAGAGCGCCAGGGTATCTGTGAGTCTGCATAACGTAAAAGACGCTGTAATGGTACCTAATCAGGCATTGATGCCTTCAGCAGCCGGCTACAGTGTATTTGTGATAAAAAATGGCCAGGCAGCTATCAGAACTGTTAAAACAGGCGAACGGAATGCCAATACCATTCATATCACCGAAGGACTGAGCGCTGGCGATACAGTAGTCACCAGTAACATGTTGCGCCTCTCACCTGGCGCAGCTGTTCAATTTACTTCTATTAAATAA
- a CDS encoding efflux RND transporter permease subunit has translation MASLSKISITRPVLAAVMSVLILLLGIVGYFFLGTREYPVVDSPVVTITTVYPGASADVIASQVTKPLEEAIAEANGIRTIKSVSREQVSVISVEFNLNTDLEAAASDVRDKVSKSRMQLPTDIEPPVVEKSGPSEALVFLIVQSKTKSLEDITDFVNTNIKERLQSIPGVRLVNVYVGRKRSMRLRMDPVKMSAYGLTPADIQQALQRENVELPSGRIEGQNAEVSLRTKGRLVTEEDFNNMIISQKNGAMIRFKDIGTAVMSSKNERTSMITFSGPTANFSVGTNVSPQRGANSLAIVDEFNKRFEEIKKTAPKDYEITLGKDFTEPVRNSLEEVEESLFLAFMLVSLIIFIFLRDWRSTIIPLVAIPVSIISAFFIMYVANYSINVLTLLGLVLAIGLVVDDAIVVLENIYSKVEAGMTPEEAAIKGSDEIFFAVISTTITLATVFLPILFLGGVTGQLFREFAVVVSGSVMVSAFVALTLSPMMSAYLLKAHTGHNWLYRKTEPYFIAFNNAYERSLNAFLRVRWVAFILLAASFGLTFCLLPKLPSELAPLEDRSSIGIAVIAPEGTSFESMEASMKEIGQYIKDSIPDHKDDITYAVTAGALGDLEQPVNSGFHWIFLEKPEHRKSKLTQAQVYDKLVAASGRFRNVLFIPIQFPTISTGDNTQPVQYVVQAPGLKELTDLMPKLMEEVYKSKKLVFSDPDFKINRPEVGISIDRDRAAQLGISTEEIGRTLQLALSGRRYGYFIYNDRQYEVIGQLDRKDRSAPTDLRSLNIKTPKGEMVSLDNLVQLKDAISPSAIYRYDQAYSATISATPAPGVSLGEAIKEMDQITKKVLPKDFRTSLAGQSRDYAEGSSSLMYAFLFAIVLIYLVLAAQFESLRDPFIILLTVPMALAGALMSLWFTAQTVNIFSQIGIIMLIGLITKNGILIVEFANHTKQEGASPLEAARASAVSRFRPILMTTLAMILGTLPIALSLGASSGSRKSLGIVVVGGLVFAGILTLYVIPAVYSYFSAHKKPAAHARKTNESIAAV, from the coding sequence ATGGCATCTTTATCTAAAATAAGTATCACCCGCCCGGTACTGGCCGCCGTCATGTCAGTACTGATCCTGCTGCTGGGTATCGTCGGCTACTTCTTCCTGGGTACCAGGGAATATCCGGTAGTCGATTCTCCGGTAGTCACGATCACCACCGTATATCCCGGCGCCAGTGCCGACGTGATTGCTTCACAGGTTACCAAACCATTAGAAGAAGCAATTGCGGAAGCCAATGGTATCCGTACGATCAAATCCGTTTCCCGTGAACAGGTCAGCGTCATCTCTGTCGAATTCAACCTGAATACTGACCTGGAAGCCGCTGCCAGTGATGTACGTGACAAAGTATCCAAATCAAGGATGCAACTGCCGACGGACATTGAACCGCCTGTAGTAGAGAAGTCCGGCCCTTCCGAAGCGCTCGTGTTTCTGATCGTGCAGAGTAAGACGAAAAGCCTGGAAGATATCACCGACTTTGTTAATACTAATATTAAGGAAAGATTACAGTCCATTCCCGGCGTAAGATTAGTCAATGTATATGTAGGCCGTAAAAGGTCTATGCGCCTGCGCATGGATCCGGTTAAAATGAGCGCTTACGGTCTGACGCCCGCCGATATACAACAAGCCTTACAGCGTGAAAACGTAGAACTACCCAGTGGCAGGATTGAAGGGCAAAATGCAGAAGTATCCCTGCGTACAAAAGGAAGACTGGTGACCGAAGAAGACTTTAATAACATGATCATCAGCCAGAAAAACGGCGCCATGATCCGTTTCAAGGATATCGGCACAGCGGTCATGTCTTCTAAAAACGAGCGTACCTCCATGATTACCTTCAGCGGACCAACCGCTAATTTCAGCGTAGGTACGAATGTGAGTCCGCAGCGTGGCGCTAACTCACTCGCGATCGTAGATGAATTCAATAAACGTTTCGAAGAGATCAAAAAGACAGCCCCTAAAGACTACGAGATCACATTAGGTAAAGACTTTACCGAACCTGTACGTAACTCGCTGGAAGAAGTAGAAGAATCGCTTTTCCTGGCCTTTATGCTGGTATCCCTGATCATCTTCATTTTCCTGCGTGACTGGCGTAGTACCATCATTCCATTAGTGGCTATCCCGGTGTCTATTATCTCTGCATTCTTCATCATGTATGTGGCCAACTACTCCATCAACGTACTGACCTTGCTGGGACTTGTACTGGCCATTGGCTTAGTAGTAGATGATGCGATCGTGGTACTGGAAAATATCTACAGCAAAGTGGAAGCAGGTATGACACCTGAAGAAGCGGCCATTAAAGGATCGGATGAAATCTTTTTTGCCGTCATCTCTACCACAATCACACTGGCGACCGTATTTCTTCCGATCCTTTTCCTGGGAGGTGTAACCGGTCAATTGTTCCGTGAATTCGCAGTAGTTGTATCCGGTTCCGTTATGGTCTCCGCATTCGTGGCATTGACATTATCGCCGATGATGAGCGCCTATCTGCTGAAAGCACACACCGGTCATAACTGGTTATACCGTAAAACAGAACCCTATTTCATCGCCTTCAACAATGCCTACGAAAGATCCTTAAACGCGTTTCTGCGGGTACGCTGGGTAGCGTTTATACTACTGGCAGCGTCCTTCGGACTAACCTTCTGTTTACTCCCCAAACTGCCTTCTGAACTGGCGCCGCTGGAAGACCGTTCCAGTATCGGTATCGCCGTGATTGCGCCGGAAGGAACGTCTTTCGAAAGTATGGAAGCCTCCATGAAAGAAATAGGTCAGTATATTAAAGATTCTATTCCCGATCATAAAGATGATATCACCTATGCCGTTACTGCGGGTGCATTGGGTGACCTGGAACAACCGGTGAACAGTGGCTTCCACTGGATATTCCTGGAGAAACCGGAACACCGGAAAAGTAAACTGACACAGGCACAGGTTTATGATAAACTGGTAGCAGCATCCGGCAGGTTCCGTAATGTGTTGTTCATCCCGATTCAGTTCCCTACCATCAGTACAGGAGACAATACACAACCGGTACAGTATGTGGTACAGGCGCCCGGACTGAAAGAACTGACAGACCTCATGCCGAAGCTGATGGAAGAAGTCTATAAGAGTAAAAAACTGGTCTTCTCTGACCCCGATTTTAAGATCAATCGTCCGGAGGTAGGTATCAGCATCGACCGTGACAGAGCCGCGCAATTAGGCATCTCTACGGAAGAAATTGGCCGTACGCTGCAACTGGCACTGAGCGGAAGGAGATATGGGTATTTCATTTACAACGACAGACAGTATGAGGTTATCGGACAACTGGACCGTAAGGACCGCTCCGCACCTACCGATCTGCGTTCCCTGAACATAAAAACACCAAAGGGTGAGATGGTATCACTGGACAATCTCGTACAGCTGAAAGATGCGATCAGTCCGTCTGCCATTTATCGTTATGATCAGGCATACAGTGCTACGATCTCTGCAACACCTGCCCCGGGTGTCAGTCTGGGGGAAGCGATCAAAGAAATGGACCAGATCACGAAAAAGGTATTGCCCAAAGATTTCCGTACCAGTCTCGCCGGACAAAGCCGCGACTACGCAGAAGGCAGTTCAAGTCTGATGTACGCATTCCTCTTTGCCATCGTGCTGATCTACCTGGTACTGGCCGCACAGTTTGAAAGTCTGCGGGATCCTTTCATCATCCTGCTGACCGTCCCCATGGCACTCGCAGGTGCATTAATGAGTCTCTGGTTCACCGCACAGACGGTCAATATCTTCAGTCAGATCGGGATCATTATGTTGATTGGTCTGATTACCAAGAACGGTATCCTGATCGTAGAATTTGCCAACCATACCAAACAGGAAGGTGCTTCTCCGTTAGAGGCAGCCAGGGCCAGTGCGGTATCCCGGTTCAGACCTATCCTCATGACCACCCTCGCTATGATCTTAGGTACACTCCCGATTGCGCTTTCACTGGGCGCGTCTTCCGGCAGCCGTAAGTCACTGGGTATCGTGGTAGTAGGCGGATTAGTATTCGCAGGTATATTGACGCTCTATGTTATCCCTGCAGTCTATTCTTACTTCTCCGCTCATAAAAAACCAGCTGCACATGCAAGAAAAACAAATGAAAGTATCGCAGCGGTATGA
- a CDS encoding TonB-dependent siderophore receptor: protein MKHIYLILILALCHLAAFAQNGNIKGKITSADGHPAAFVTVGLKDTKKGAVTSEDGAFILKNVRQGEHVLIISCTGMKTVQQPVSVTADQTTDISLALEATSAQLNEIVIEGSRTRTINKRPVTVSKLPVAAIDLPQGVAVIGHEVLEDQQVQRMSDVVKSVNGVYMASSRAGTQESFNARGYGFSSTNMFKNGARVNSGVMPEMSSLERVEILKGSAAILYGNVAPGAVMNMVTKQPKFNFGGEVNVRAGSYGLFKPAFDVYGPLSSKIAYRVNGTFETTDSYRDKVHSKRYYVNPSLLFKLSERTTLIVQGDYLKHDFTPDFGIGSLDNTKIADVPRNSFYGTSWQYAHTQQSSAGASIKHQLNDNWTLNGMFTYQRYSRDYYAIERIQADANGKWARPLNRAYNSEDYYIAQLDLTGKFKTGSLQHNVLAGVDGDRYYTKAFSYNQPTTYDTINILNPDLYTPRTDMPDASRIKRVTTPINRLGVYVQDLIKINSKLNFLAGVRFSYLQNEAPVTLDLKTNGSTQTKAKYDHSFSPRFGLVYKPIESTAVFVSYANSFTPNNGLDVDSNALKPSVIDQYEVGIKNDFLKGKLSVNVTAYQIRNNNYAQTSPFQKDGVTPNNNANLKALIGKTLSRGVEVDIAGHPMAGLDVIAGYSYNNITIESTSGVVGGAVEGERLVGNPNHTANASVFYTLQQSALKGVKFGVGYYYIGQRFAGWNNTINQSQKYNRLISVPGFSTLDLSAGYSFKRFGVMAKVSNITNTYNYYVHENYSINPIPPTQFVGTVSYKF from the coding sequence GTGAAACATATATACCTGATTCTGATCTTAGCTTTATGTCATCTCGCTGCCTTTGCACAAAATGGCAATATTAAAGGAAAAATAACTTCTGCAGATGGCCATCCGGCCGCATTTGTCACCGTCGGACTGAAAGACACTAAAAAAGGTGCTGTTACCAGCGAAGACGGAGCGTTTATACTGAAGAACGTCCGACAGGGTGAACATGTACTGATCATCTCCTGCACAGGTATGAAAACAGTACAGCAACCTGTAAGTGTGACCGCCGACCAGACCACCGATATTTCCCTGGCACTGGAAGCGACTTCCGCCCAGCTGAATGAAATCGTAATAGAAGGCAGCAGAACACGTACGATCAACAAACGTCCTGTTACTGTAAGCAAGTTGCCGGTAGCGGCGATCGATCTGCCACAGGGTGTTGCGGTGATTGGTCATGAAGTGCTGGAAGATCAGCAGGTACAGCGTATGAGTGATGTGGTGAAAAGTGTGAACGGTGTTTATATGGCTTCCAGCAGGGCAGGTACCCAGGAGTCTTTTAATGCAAGAGGTTATGGATTCTCCAGCACCAATATGTTTAAAAACGGCGCTCGTGTGAATTCCGGTGTAATGCCGGAAATGAGTTCCCTGGAAAGAGTAGAGATCCTGAAAGGCAGTGCGGCCATCCTGTATGGTAACGTTGCACCAGGTGCGGTGATGAACATGGTGACCAAACAGCCAAAGTTTAACTTTGGTGGTGAAGTAAACGTTCGTGCCGGTAGCTACGGACTGTTCAAACCCGCTTTTGATGTATATGGTCCGCTGTCCTCTAAAATAGCTTACCGTGTTAACGGCACTTTTGAAACGACTGACAGCTATCGTGATAAAGTACATTCTAAACGTTATTATGTTAATCCGTCTTTACTCTTCAAATTAAGCGAACGTACAACACTGATCGTACAGGGCGATTACCTGAAACATGATTTCACTCCTGATTTTGGTATCGGTTCACTGGATAATACAAAGATCGCTGATGTACCACGTAACAGCTTCTATGGTACGTCATGGCAATATGCGCATACTCAGCAATCATCTGCCGGCGCTTCTATCAAGCATCAGCTGAACGACAACTGGACCCTCAATGGTATGTTTACTTACCAGCGTTATAGCAGGGACTATTATGCCATTGAAAGAATTCAGGCAGATGCAAATGGTAAATGGGCTCGTCCGCTGAACAGGGCATATAACTCCGAAGATTATTATATCGCACAGCTGGACCTGACCGGTAAATTCAAAACTGGAAGTCTGCAGCACAATGTACTCGCAGGCGTTGACGGCGACCGCTATTATACAAAAGCATTTTCTTACAATCAGCCAACTACTTACGATACGATCAATATCCTGAACCCGGACCTGTACACACCACGTACAGACATGCCGGATGCTTCCAGGATCAAGCGTGTTACTACCCCGATCAACCGTCTGGGTGTATATGTACAGGACCTGATCAAAATCAACAGTAAACTGAACTTCCTGGCAGGCGTACGTTTCTCTTATCTGCAGAATGAAGCGCCTGTCACCCTTGATCTTAAAACCAATGGGTCGACACAGACCAAGGCAAAATATGATCATTCATTCTCCCCGCGTTTCGGACTGGTATATAAACCGATCGAAAGCACCGCGGTATTTGTCAGCTACGCTAACTCCTTTACACCTAACAACGGTTTAGATGTTGACAGCAATGCGCTGAAACCATCTGTGATCGATCAGTATGAGGTGGGTATTAAAAACGACTTCCTGAAAGGTAAACTGTCTGTAAATGTGACTGCTTACCAGATCAGAAATAATAACTACGCACAGACGTCTCCTTTCCAGAAAGATGGTGTGACGCCAAACAATAACGCTAACCTGAAAGCGCTGATCGGTAAAACCCTCAGCCGTGGTGTGGAAGTGGATATCGCAGGCCATCCGATGGCGGGTCTGGATGTGATCGCAGGTTATAGCTACAACAATATCACTATCGAAAGCACCAGTGGTGTTGTAGGTGGTGCGGTGGAAGGCGAGCGCCTGGTAGGTAATCCGAATCATACTGCGAATGCCAGCGTGTTCTATACCTTGCAGCAGTCAGCATTGAAAGGTGTGAAATTTGGTGTAGGTTATTACTATATCGGACAACGTTTCGCGGGTTGGAACAATACTATCAATCAGTCGCAGAAATATAACCGTCTGATCTCCGTACCAGGATTCTCTACACTGGATCTGAGTGCCGGTTATTCTTTCAAACGTTTCGGTGTGATGGCAAAAGTATCCAACATCACGAATACTTATAACTACTACGTACACGAGAACTACAGCATTAATCCGATACCACCGACCCAGTTTGTCGGTACGGTATCTTATAAATTTTAA
- a CDS encoding helix-turn-helix domain-containing protein, translating to MDQIYTVEDFYRAKLNWMPENLKNELGHFNVFRLSDFVHNSTKCGSYVRKEYFKVSLINGRHKYEYADKTIQIENNALIFGNPNIPYHWEPLDDALSGYVCIFTESFFHQFGAAKFNEYPVFQPGGHPIYFLSDTQKQRITELFNRMFDEIGSEYTYKYDVIRNLVFELIHEAMKMEPATTLFTSSNAFARISSLFMELLERQFPISSPMQRVKFRSPTDFAGQLSVHVNSLNRALKETTGKTTSQLISQRILQEARSLLKYTDWNISEISWCLGFEELPHFINFFKKNVQVTPKSYRS from the coding sequence ATGGACCAAATATATACCGTTGAGGATTTCTACCGCGCCAAACTGAACTGGATGCCGGAGAATCTGAAGAACGAACTGGGTCATTTTAATGTATTCCGGCTGAGTGATTTTGTACACAACAGTACCAAATGCGGATCCTACGTAAGAAAAGAATACTTTAAGGTAAGTCTGATTAACGGACGGCATAAATATGAATATGCAGACAAGACCATCCAGATAGAAAACAACGCGCTGATCTTTGGCAATCCCAATATTCCCTATCACTGGGAACCGTTGGATGATGCACTATCCGGCTACGTCTGTATATTCACGGAATCTTTCTTTCATCAGTTCGGAGCGGCAAAGTTCAATGAATACCCGGTATTTCAACCTGGTGGTCATCCGATTTATTTTCTCTCCGACACACAAAAACAACGCATCACGGAGCTGTTCAATCGTATGTTTGACGAGATTGGTTCGGAGTATACGTACAAATATGATGTCATCAGAAACCTCGTATTCGAACTCATACACGAAGCCATGAAAATGGAACCTGCTACCACCTTATTTACCAGTAGCAATGCCTTCGCACGTATCTCGTCCCTTTTTATGGAACTACTCGAAAGACAATTCCCGATCTCCTCTCCTATGCAGCGGGTGAAATTCCGTTCTCCAACTGACTTCGCCGGACAACTCTCCGTGCATGTCAATTCACTGAACAGGGCATTGAAAGAAACTACCGGCAAAACCACTTCACAACTAATCTCACAACGGATACTGCAGGAAGCCCGCTCTTTATTAAAGTATACGGACTGGAACATCTCGGAAATTTCCTGGTGTCTTGGTTTCGAAGAACTACCACACTTCATTAATTTCTTTAAAAAGAATGTGCAGGTAACACCTAAGTCTTACCGTAGCTAA